TCACAGTCCATATTTCCTTAATGATTAAACttaatcaaacatttctttaatcaaTATGTCAAAGTCAACCtccatcaaatattaaaaatgagtcAGTGTTTATATCCACATGTTGTATTATTGCACAACTTACAGTAGAAAATCATAGAACAAATAAACCGAATCTATAACTCGTGAGCACCTGTCTTCTCCTAAACTCTGCAGATCACACACTAATCTAATAAATCAGTGATGAGTTCTGTTTGCTGAATAACTGTAGAAAGACACTGACTGATGTGAACCTGCCTTTACCAATGTCTCAAAGCTTCAGAGAAGAATTTACTATCCCAGCAGAAAACATTCCTGGGTGCTGAAGAAAAAACTTCATATGTCCATGTGGAGAAACCAAATAGCTAAGGAAAGACCTCATGTTACTGGCAGAGACTTGCAGGACACAGTGAAGACAAGAACAACAGAATCAGCAAAGACTGTACAATAAATCACACAAGTGACTTCATGCTGTAAAACTTTGCTGCACTTTATTGCTGAGCAGGAAGCACAGATTGACCTGAAACATACAGCCCACAAGtttattctttgtcttttctgaaCAAGTCCAGTTTTCTAACACTTGTACATCAACTACTGTACCGTCGTGTTTAATCACTGCTGAGCTAAGCTGCTGCTGTCTCCATTGTAAATACTTGTCCCGTACTTGACTCCAGATTTCAAGTCTGAACTCCCAAGTTTGAAAGTGTGGACTTGCTGTACTCTGTACTGAGAAATGTCTTCAGTGAGCAGGATTTAGTACTTTGGGCACATTTGTGTCCCTCTACATTTAATGAGTGGGATTCACAGTTTGAGCACttctccatcacacacacacaataattcaTCAGTCAAATAGTcaaagtgtgtcagtgtgtgtcctCGTCGACAAGTGAAGATGAACTCTGCTTCATCCAGCTGTGTTTTATTACTACAAAACTTTGTTCCTCCTCAGATGACAACAGCAGCTTCTCATAACTCTAGGGTTTGACAAAGCTGTGGACAACATTCAGTGTCTGTGCGACACCGTCCATTAGCTTGTCTCTGTGGGGGAATATTGGTGATTTCAGTAAaaggaggctttgacagcagcATTTAGATGGAAAAATACTGATGGAGCTCAAGGAGCCATCTCCAAAGTTAGAAGAAGAATTTTCTGATCCAGCAGAAAACAGTTCTGGGTGTGGAAGCAAAAGCTCAATTTGTCCAAGGAGGAAATCACATCTGGCAAAAGCAAAATAGCTAAAGAAAGACCTCATGTTACTGGCAGAGACTTGCGGGAGGACGTCGTTTCAGACATTCTAAAGACCTGAATTCTGAGATTTTCCTCACAAGTGAGGGGCAATAATCCCATTTCTGAGCTGAGGAAAAGAGGACAAAACATGAGACACTAGAACCCAGGTGATGGAAAGCTCCAGGTTAAAGGGGGGTGAGgtcctgtgctgcaggtcattTTGACTGTGGGACACTGTGACGCACTGTGTGCTCACGTTGTGTCTTCATATTAATGTCAAAACTTTAGATACAAATATGAACCTGATGGGGACAGGAGACAAAACATGAGACAACTAGGAATTTTGGTGATGATAAAGTTGGATGTCCTGCACATGTACCAGGAAAGGTCTGACCCTGTCCCTCATGTCCGTCCCTCACAAGCTCTGTCTTCCTAATAACACGACTCTGTCGTTAGTCACCACTGTTCAATTCCTGAGAAAGCTCAGTCAGCAGGAACTGttgttcttctctgttttcactCACATTTCCTCTGATTTCTTCTAACTGGGGGGGACGTCCACGTATTCACACGGCACAGATCATTGTGGGTCTTATATGCGACAGAAGTGCAAACAGCTTGTCAGCAACACTGATGGAAAGAGCTGCAGCAGATAAACTGAACAATCTCTTTTGTgtagtaaaagtaaagaaatgcattctccaaaatacacacaaatactgcaGTAAAGTCCAAATACCTCAGAATTGCACTCAAGTACAGTTTAGTACAGTTCAGTGGGACTTTTGGACTGTTTGGGGAAACAGACTggaacacagtgaaacacagtgaaacacagtaACTGTTCATTTgagttgagttttatttttgcttcatgatgatttgatgtttaaaaagatgaagCTCCACTTGTCAGTGCAGGTCAGAACAGCTTCACTTCACACAAACTTCATTCAGCTTATTGTTGTAGGTTTTTTCCTGCTGCCTGTGTTGGTGGCAGAATTCTTTGTTAATATTGGAAAAGTTCAGGTGGAAAATCTCTTTCATTATTTACTCTGTGTCATCGTAGCAGCattcaaacatacaaacagaaaaaaaggagtaAAAACCAAAGTGACACATCTGGGCTTTAAATCAGAGATGAAAAATCTCcacttttattaataaacacttGATTATTATACAAATCACATTGAGATAATTCTACAAGAAAACTACTGACAGTCAACATGGTTTCTCATAACCATGAATACAGTCAATTTCTAAATGAGTTTTTACAGTGATTACAGTAAAATTATTGagtgtaaatgctgttaaagtacatatcagatgttagtacagtaaatgttcaaATTTGATTATAAACATCTGtagattaaatgtatttgtacttgGTTATTAATTATAATGGATAGAACTATAAATGATGAATCATTAGTATTAAACCgcacattattttactttaaagtatCATGAGGAcgataacacaaacaaaaacatcacatccaGTGAAGATGCTGTAGATTTACTCTTTAATATGTTTCTTAATGTCGTTGTAGCTGAAAACCTTCACAGCTATCTGCTCTATTTCACTCTTCTCTCCACACTCCATCAAACAAGCAAACCAGCCATCATCCATGTAGACCAGGTCTGAGTAACCACTGGGTCCACGGTTGATGATCCAGGGTTTGCTCCATGTAGTTGAATCATGTGGGGATTCATTCAGATAAACTCCTAAATCTTTCCTGCACGTATCAGTTGGGTGACTGTAGAGCAGCCACTTTGGCTTTTGGTCCTGACCTTCATCTGGAGGTGGAAAGGAAACCACACTTCCCTGACAACCTGTGCATGTTTCCACCAGTTTTTTAGCAGAAAGGGGCTTAAACTCATTTCCACCATCCTGACTGACAGCTTCAACTCGATAACCTCCTGCAGTACGAGCGTTGCAGTAGATAACACTTTTGTCTCCATCATCAAAAAACTCTGCCATCTCACATTCACCTGAGTTTGTCTGAAGCTTTCTACCAAACTTCCATGTGTTTCCCTGATCCTCACTATACAGACTGAGTGCATACTGAGTGGGGCtacaacatttactgtaacaccACGAGTCACAGCAAGAATAACCATGAACTGGAACAATCAACGTACCATCGTGTGCTTGAAGACCATGTCCGGGTCCAACAGCAAATGTGGCCCAGGTCTTCATTTGTTTCTGGATTTCTTCCTGATTTTCAGACAGATGAATCACTTCACTCCAGCTTTTCCCTGCATCAGTGGACTTGATGTAGCAGAGACGAGCCTTGTTGTCGTAGTGTCTTATCTGCCTGTGCTCTGAGACGTCACCTTcaacaaagatgaaaaacaggaaaagggttttgctgcttttctcaaaCACTGGACAGGGGTTCATAGGACGGTCTCCATGATCGGCCTTTTTCAGCAGTTCTATTTCTGGCTCCTAGAAaagatgaaataattaaaaattgcatggatgaaaatgaaaataatacatttacgAGTAACATagtaattaaacatttgcatagGATCATTACCTCAAATGTCACCGTT
This window of the Channa argus isolate prfri chromosome 11, Channa argus male v1.0, whole genome shotgun sequence genome carries:
- the LOC137136775 gene encoding sialidase-3-like — translated: MSNKPSSDSELEKRVVFIPIDKHVYRIPALVYDRDEKILLAFAEKRRTKDDAHTLALVMKRGTVNEDKTVTFEEPEIELLKKADHGDRPMNPCPVFEKSSKTLFLFFIFVEGDVSEHRQIRHYDNKARLCYIKSTDAGKSWSEVIHLSENQEEIQKQMKTWATFAVGPGHGLQAHDGTLIVPVHGYSCCDSWCYSKCCSPTQYALSLYSEDQGNTWKFGRKLQTNSGECEMAEFFDDGDKSVIYCNARTAGGYRVEAVSQDGGNEFKPLSAKKLVETCTGCQGSVVSFPPPDEGQDQKPKWLLYSHPTDTCRKDLGVYLNESPHDSTTWSKPWIINRGPSGYSDLVYMDDGWFACLMECGEKSEIEQIAVKVFSYNDIKKHIKE